The Hemicordylus capensis ecotype Gifberg chromosome 5, rHemCap1.1.pri, whole genome shotgun sequence nucleotide sequence GGATAGAATCTGATATTCTTCAACATGCACAGGCTTATTAATTGTAAAACATATATCATTTACCATACAATACAATAGGcttggaagccacctaatggctcagcagagaaatgactcgactagcaagccagaggctgccggtttgaataatcaccggtatgtttcccagacctagtgtgtttcccagacgggtatgtttcccagaaatacctatattgggcagcagcaatacaggaaaatgctgaaaggcatcatctcatactgcgtgggaggaggcaatagtaaacccctcctgtattctaccaaagacaaccacaggactctgtggtcgccaggagtcaacactgactcaagggtacactttacctttacaataggCTTGCTAACCCAACCATTCAGTGGGTAAGATAACTATCTGGAACTGTGGGCGCTCCTGATTTTGGGTCATGTCATGTGTGATTTAAAAGGTATGTTGGAGGCACgtaaagtgatcatgtgggaggtgggtTCAGTTGTGAGGTGGATAGGACACTTGGTCTACCTACTTAATTGTCATTGGAacgagagagcaagagagagcaatTGCAGCATTTAGATAATACCAAAATTCCTGTCTTGTTCAGATACAATGCAGACAAAAAGTATCCTGTGATTATCTTACACCACCAGCCTGGTCCAATAAACTGGTCCAATAAACTATTACTGATACTGTACCTATTTTGCATTGTTTATCTCTTGGGACCAACCAGGCAACTGGTGTCTCCTGAGCACAGCTGGTTTCAGGTAGTGATAAAGGTTGTGCAAATGAAAATGTATTGCTTGATTACATAATTATTAAGAATCAAAGTACCTGATATACTCCGGATTTTTCTTCAACTTTGTGGAAAGAAATTTCAAAGccttttcacttgcaaaagttgAATAGGAGATAGAGGTTGGGTAATCTGTTTCTTCACAAGGCACTGGACAAGTAGAATTATGTGTTCCTCCTGTGCACAATCCCATGAGTTCTATGTTATCTAAAATGGGAAGCCAATTCATAAATAAATGCCTGCTCCAAGGAAAAGGTTACTTTAACCTCTTTTCTCTGCAAAGAATGGCAATGCAATCAACAAAAATAGGATTCAGTTTATCATCATAAACAGCAGTTAATAAAGCATTTCCTTTGCTTGATCGTGTTTATAGATTGCAGGATTTGGGCAGTGCAACTGAatgcatattgatagcatcctcATGCTATGTAAAGGAAAAGGCACATAGATGTGCTAGAACATAATTTTGAGAAGAAATAAAATATCTGTTCTTGTTTCACTAGGTTCTCCTGAGTATTTGCAGCTTCTGAAACCAAAGCCAAATACACActgttggccagggtggggggagggagtttaGAAAGGCACACTTGGAGTTGGTTATTTAGGTTTTATTCAGACAACAGCTTTTAGCCTGCTCTTTTCTCACCTAGGAGTTATTAGGAAAGAGATAGAAGATAAACATTCCAGTATCCCAGCTTATACAAATCTAAGATACCACTGCATTTTGAATACTGTGTCCAGAGTATTCAAACTCTGTGATCAAACCATCTTAAACTCTGTGATCAAACCATCTTAAAAAGGATAGTGTAAAAAACAACCCAAATGATTAATCACTTTCTCTACAACAAAAGACTGAAGCACTTAgagctttttattttagaaagaaAAGCTGACTAAAGAGGGGATATGATAGAAAGTTACAAAATTCTGCATGTGTTCCCTCACTCATAATATCAGAACTTGGGGTCATCTAAGGAAATTGATTGGTAACACAGAACAGTCAAAAGAAGGTGCttcacaaaatacaaaatgaattTATAAAATTTGCTACTACAGGATGTGATGATTGCTTCTAGTTTAGATGGCATGAAAggtggattagacaaattcataaaaGACATGTCTATCCCTGGCTGTTAGTCATGATTGCTatatcattaattaattaattaattaattaattataacatttataaaccaccccatccaaaggctctggctcTAGTACAACGTGACTAATATATCATGACTAATATAACAATCTCCAGTGTGCTACTGAATACCAGCTGTTGTTGGGAAGGAGTGGAAGATTGCTGTTGTTTTCATGCCCGGATTGCGGGCTTCCtggacatctggttggccactgaaggaaacaggatgctggatgagatggaaCTCCTTACTTTGATCCTGTAGGGCTCTTCacgtgttcttatgttcaccttgGTTCCCACCAGCAGGTTCTGATTAACTTCTTCCCAAGCCTGATTCACATGCACTGTTATGGTGTGGGTGCCGCTTTGGTATGAGTGAGGCTTCACAGATTGGGAAGATCTTGTGGTAAGTTCTAGAGCTGTACCACTAAACTCTCATCACACAAGCCACATAGCCTGTCTAGTTGCCAATTGCAGACATTGCCCTTGCACACCatggcccacatgttgcacagtgagCTACTGATCCAAGTGAAAGGCATACTTGCTGCTTCCGAGCCACTCTATACCCCGTCCACACTTTTTGCAAAGGCAAGGCTGTTCCCTAGCAGTGCATCATCATCACAACTTCCTGATGTACACAATGGGAGAAGCATCAGAAATGTGATGACACATTCTTTAGTCACCctggagcagccctgcctttgcaagcagtaCGGATGGTGGGGTGCAGAGTGTTTTGGAAACAGCAAGCATGCCCTTCATGCTTGTAACAGTAGCTTGCTGTGCGGTGGGGAGGCCTGACTATGTCCTGAACATGCAAAAACCATGACTATGCCACAAAGGTACCAGTGAATAAGGTTCTAGTCTTCTGATCAGCTGTTTTTGATGTTACTCACACAGTGTAGGAGAAACACAGTTGTAAAATCTTTCCATGTCACATTCTGTTCCATTTCCTTTCCAATGAGTATGTGGCACATGtaaggaagagagtgagaggaATAGAAACATAAAGATAAAaaaatacatatacatatttgACATCTACCCTCCCGCTAATCTAGCAATCTgcttaaataatattttatttacacTAGCAAATGTGTGAATGCAGTCTTATAGCTCTGTGGAATAACAAAGGGAACTACTGGGTATATGTGTCACTGACAACCTAGCTGGAAACGTATCAGACTTTTAATTTGGGTCACATAAATATCTTTCGTGAAGAAACACATCATTAGCAAGTGTTTCTACACTGGCTGTAAATTATATgcggtgcttttaaaaaaagtgattgAGAACCTGCCGTTGAAACTGACCTGTAGAGTAGAATCTCTTATAGTCTACATGGTCAATATATAATCTAATATTAGATTATATCTAATATTATAGATATAATATTATTGACTATAATCTAAtattatagataataataatattaatgccTGCCTAattgttcacatgaccgggcaAGGGGGAGGCTAGTTTtattcaccttccccccagacaagttagttgtttgtttttgtttgtttgtttgaagcatttaatatactgcccactccaaagactggTGGTGATGTATGTCTCTGGGAGAGCAGCAGTGTTGCATGGTGTGGTGCACAGCTCCAGATGCCAGGATGACATGTCCCGGCCTCCGGaggtcccacaatgcactgcatgacatgcATAATGCATTGGGGAAACCCCGCAGGAGatgagcactctaggcacccatctctgtgtacactcgctctcttaacctcaactaaaagccaggctggaaagccgggctaggtggtgctgacctgccaggattgggcccgatcccagcagttcttacgtgcagcctaacccaggctgggcatcccaagcctgggttaggttgtgcatgagaacagcctcattgtttggttttaatctatagttttattattttgtttttttctgtaaaCTGCCAGGAAACATTTGTTTTTGGttatatagaaatgtaataaacagagagagaaataaataatctaATCAAGCGAATGGCAATTGGCATAATGGATTTTGGGATTCATTTGTTTACAATGAGTCATCTCTGTCTTAATACCCTGAATCTGGAAAGAGCAGGCAAGGATATGTCCTGAAGCTGTGACTCATATAGTCTCCTGTTATATTTTTGATGATCCTTTGTTAGACAAAGACAGAGCTGCCCAGTTGTACCTGGTAGCATGAATGGCAAGCACCCACACTTTTTTTGTATATGTCGAGCCTTGCATTCTTGTAGACATCCATACGTGCTGTAGATCATGTGGTGCTGAAGCTTGATGTTTGGATTGCATTCTCCCCAAGGGTATTCTTGGATAATTGTCTTTAGAAAGAAAGCAATTCCATAATGTGTTTCAGAAAATGACATCCATTGCTTGTGTTAAGCTTTCGATTGAGCATAAAATGTCAGATTTACATTTAGGCAAGaacacaaacatacatacacaacTGCCACAAAATGAACATTTCAGGTCCAACCAAAACTTAAATTGGTACAGAGCCTTTCTGGTAAACTTTTGAAACTACCATGTTTTAAGTCTGACtactggtccatatagctcagtattatctatgtACACTGTCagacagcagctcttcagagtttcagataGAGGTCTTCTCCAAccccaaggattgaacctgagaccttcagcATACAAAGCATATGTCTGACCACTGAGCTACTACAGTCTCTTTTAGCTTGCTAGTTTTTCTGATAGCCAACCTGACCTATTCCTGGAAAGTTAATTATATGTCATCTGATTTAAACCAAAAACCTATTTGTGCTTAGCTCTAATGATGCATGCAGTTTTGGATTGGTTTCCTTCATTACAATGAATGGGAAGGCCATTCTGGGTAGGAAGTTGTGCATATATTTGAGTTTTGCACCTTGAATAGATGGTTGGATTGGACTCCGTcttatattaatgttttattctttttttaaatcctttGTTTCTCCTCTCATCTCTTATTTAAAAATCATCTATCATTAACAGACTTATTTTTTATCTAATCTTGTAAATCTAACAATTAAAGTTATAAAtcatttaaattaaaatgtgATCTATATTGATAAATAGTTGAGTTGGCAAGGATGACGTTGATTTCCAAGGCAGTTTAGTAGATTCTTAAGTAGCTAGAaataggggcgtagcaaggtaggagtggacccagagacaagattttaaaatgggctcccacctcactgaagctcagctcataaagaaatcttaaatgaggctgaatagtggtaacaaaaagcatagtaaaatctatctatctatctatcttgactcagaaggttgactcagccttccatccttccgaggtcggtaaaatgagtacccagaatgttgggggcaatatgctaaatcattgtaaaccgcttagagagctccggctatagagtggtatataaatgtaagtgctattgctatctatctatctatctatctatctatctatctatctatctatctatctatcacaatagaacatcatcctaaattattttttaaaaggttttgtaaattgttgacaatgcaagtcatttaatggctctagagaaagacatgctgttctggtagctgcaggtcttaacactctcatcaatgttggaagatgaatacaactgaaggaagcccgggcgggtgcgtggctgggggaatcagtcacgtgacttgcctctggggggcccccaaggcagtgggcccccagaaaaccgtctccccttgccctattatagtgtATAATAATAATGCCCCTGGCTACAAATACATTATGCTTCATACCTTGCAGGACACGAATGCTTACCTTCAGCTGGCGGATTGCCGCATGAGCATGCATCCCTACTGGGGTGAATATTCCTAAACCATCAAAACGGGGAGGTTCTTTAGGTGAATGGATAGCAAAGGTTATGCCGGCATCAACAAAACCAAGAGAAGGGTCATCAGTGAACTGTGCCTAGTACACAAAGCATTCCTTGTGTTAATAAGTTACAGTGAAATAGATTGGGGGTAATTTCCAGATCACTTTCATAGATACAGTCCCATTGATCTGTGAATTGCCATGATgaggaaaaaaaaatctacattTGCAAAAAGGAGAATTATTTGTACAGCATCTTCACTTAGTGACCACCTTGTGTTATCATTATATCACTCAATCTATAATAGATTAAAGCGGAAACAAAATTCCACAGTAATTCAAACTTTGACAAAGATTGAGAATACTCATGAAATGTTTACATTTCAAAAACATTGAGCTTTGCTTGTAAAATTTGACTATGAGAGCAACTTGTAAAAACTATAAATAGCAAGGCTCACTGATGAGCTTTCAGGCAGTGGTTGATAGTCTAATAAAGTGTGTGCATAAGGAAGGAGTGCAGAGATGCAATGGGGGCCCATAGGCAATTCCCCCAATATGCTTGGGCAAAAGCACATGCTGTGGCCCAAGTGCGTGAAACTTCCCAGCTTTTCTCACACTCCAAAAGTGATCTATAAGAGAGGAAATATGTTGCTGAACCTCAGCAGCGTGTTTCCTCTCTTATACATGacttctggagtgcaggcagaACTGGGAAGCTTTGcctgcttgcacaacagcacatacACAATGGGGCTGGGGGAGCTGCAACCCCATCATGTCCTCCACAGTCCCATCTTATGCATGTGCTTCAGTAGTTAAGATCTCAGCCACTGTTAGCAACCAGCCAAGTTGCCAACTTCAAAGTTCCTGCACCCCAGTTTCCCTAAAAGCCCTACAGTACATTCAACAGCATCCATTAATGAGAATGttgaaaaattaataaaatataaatttaaaagttTGCAGGCAAATTCAGTTTACTTGGGATTCCCCCTCCACTAGGTACATTTCAGTGCATTATTGGTAGAGATGTGAAACCCTTGTGGCCTTTATCATTTGAGCCCAATTTGATGCCAAACAGTCTTTGATGCAGTTCGTTCCTATTGGGCAAAGGTTACCCAATAGGTACCCTTATATTATAGTCAGGATAATGAGCACAACATCAAGTAGGCTCCCTGTGGATGCACCTTAAAAGCTCACCTATCTCTCTTCCACTTTTGCCCATCTCCTCTGTACATGTAGGGAGTAAACTTCAATATTAGTTATCATTAACTAATGGATGTTTATCATTGTTTGGCCTAGATGAGCTAAACACTGATCAGAGTTCATTTTGTGACATGTAGATACAGAGTTGCAGTCGAAGGTCTACATGCAGATAAACACTAACTGTTTCATAGAATTCACACCTCAGTATCATGGGGGCTTTATCCGGAAATGACACTGTCCTCAAAACTCGAATGGATAGTAATGTAAAATTCCAACTCAAGGGGAAATGGGTGCCTGAGAGCATATGTGTGCCTACTGTCTTTCGGGTTGTCTTGCTTCCTTATGTTCTATAGAAAACTTGAGTGTGACTTGGAGAGACTAATTTAATGCTGTCTAATGTACAGTAACTATGTCACTGATGGATCATCAAATAGAAGCGGAAGAAACTTTAGGGAGAAGGAAAACTTCGGCCATGGTTTTTAATGTGCTACCAAGTCACAAGAGGTTATGCGAGTCTAATATGAACATGAAAAACTGCCACAATAAAGGGCACACATCCATTGATTTTTCCTATAGCGAGTCTGAACAAAGATGCAGTTGCCCTGGTGCTACCAAGTGAATTTCCCCTCCTATAATTTGTGTATTGCTACTGTGACAGTGGATGGCTACCTTCTGTCTTCTGTAGAGCAACACAGAATGAAGTTAAGGCTCTGGAAAACTGCAATGGAAGTTGCCAGATCTCTGATATTGTTCTTCCAAGCTAGAAGAAAGGAACCGTGTTCCAAATTCCTACCCATAATGTTCTTGGTATCTACAGTACACTGGTCTATAGAACCTCAGTGGCATCTTATGAGAGGATAAGGAGTCCAGGAAAAGCCAGCAGCTACCTGTTGAAATTGTAGGACCTGCCATACAAATACATTTCCATCATGCAACAGGATTATTGGTCTGTAAACTTGCATAACCCAGGGTTGTACAGCCTTGTGGGGAATCCTGCCTGCTTGGGTCCACTCCAAGGTTACTTATTTTTACCCAATCCTCAGAGCTTCAGGTCTGGAGAACCCGAAGTTAACCTGTCACCTGTTTCCTTGCGCTCTTCTCTAAACTctgctccaggggcgtagctaggagagaaggggcctgtgtttgcccctctcccttgcAGACCCTCAGAATGAGGGGCCCCAAGGAGCTgggggacctgggttctttgaatccatctgctcaattatggcTGCTCAGCTCCCACTACAAAGCTATTTTGTGGAGCTCATTCATCTCTGCTCCTCCTTCCCTTGTTCAAATAGGGTATGGCAAGCTGAACATGCCCTCTGGAGACATGCAGGCCCTCACAAGATATCTGGGTCCTCATGGGTATCCCTGTTGCTGGTGCAACCAAGTCAGGTCTTCTCTTTGCACCTGAGTCATGCACCAGCTGGCAAGGCAGCTCAGCTCAGCCGTCATGGGGCCTGGCATGTGGCCACTGGCAGGAGATATGTTGTCCAGACCATCTTCAGTCCTGGGAAATGGGAGTCCCTAACAGGCCTGTATGTTGACAGTTGTGTCACAATTTGCCCTAAACAAATTACCTTTCTAGGTATGACTCATCTCCTTGGCACTCTTTTTACTCACTTCTTTCCTTATTTGCAAGTTTGGGAACTAAATGGAGCTCTTGTCTCTGGCTCATTTCATTATATGATAATATAATAAGGCACAAGATAATAAGGccctacacacgatccatgtgggcttgacccgctctccccgcagatgagcagggagccctccctgggtggccagatcagctgcccagatgattaccggctccatcacggagtcaGGTTGGGGTGGCCATGGAGCCGGTTGGTGCGGTgtggtttgggggcctcctggcacCTGGAAgacccagaatgccccgtgtgacTACCGATGCCGGGGAGCTTGTTGCAGCCACCTGgttggggggctactcatgagttgctgcaatgtggagctgcactgcagcaacacacaatcaactaaCCCACTTTTGAGGCACTCTCACGCCCAAAACCCAGGTTTAGCAGCGGGCTACCCAAGAAGGTTTGCCGCTGCGCCGCTGCtcggagccgtgtggctcccagaggttctcacgtccactgtgtgtgagaatagcctcagtgtgtaaaTCGTAACATTCCCATGCACTCAAGTCATTCCCATGcactaaaatcattaaaattcctCATGAGTGTAGCCAATAATGAACGATGCCAAAGATCACCTCAATTTCTATGTGCAATACTAGAGCAAAGATTTGTCACCAAGAGCTAGCCGTAAGGACTGTTCTTTATCGTTTCAGTCATCCATTAAGTTCTGTTCTTAACCACTGGATTTCACTGTCAATTTCACAATGCAATTTCACTGTTGCACTTCagaaacattttatattttaaaataagtggATGGCTATTTTACATGGATGGATATTTTATAGCAATATCTGtacctgtttgacatcgaacagCAATTTCAAGCCCCTTCCAGAGACACTCACTCTTCTTTTTTCTGGAATGTTAATATGATTATAAGTAAAGCAGTTCCCATATTCCGTGAAGACATGCTTGAAGTCCTTCAACAGAGAAAGCAAAAGGAATTGGGAGGAAAAATGCCAATAGGTTTAATCCTTACAATTagtgtgttcccagatgactgtAGCCCTAAAGGTGGATCTGTTTTGACTCAATATGTGAAATTCAACTTTTTCCACTTTTCTGCACCTCTTATTCACCAACAACACATAGCCCTAAAATCCATTGGCCAGAGCCAAAGTAAGCCCCCTACCCTCCAGTGACATATAATACAATAACAATATGATTTACTGATATTGGAGAcatttttcattaaaatagtTTCTGATGAAAAATGTTCCGATAGGGCTTTCATAGTCTCAGACCTGATGACCAGGCTGATGCAATGCATAGCCTTAGATGGCATCAGGATAATTTTTGCGAAATGTTGCACTCATGCTCTTGTACAAtggcaaattttatgcaaaataCTTTTCATGCAGTGTTGTACTGTTGCACTGGAAAAAGTTATGCCAAAAGAATCTTGATATAACAGTGTGTGCAAACATATGAAGTTTACTTTTCTGTAATGTTTTTATCAGTGCATTGGTAATCCATAGGGGTAACATCATGAAGAAATGGAAAACTATGGTaagctgtgcatgcacagtgctgCAGCTAAAATTTGGAATTATCAACCATGGAATACTGGAGAATTCCCAGTACATCACATcaactgctgaaaacaaaataaggTAATTCAGAACTCCAGATCCTGGGGAGACATTCAGATGGGGAGAATGACAGAGGCACACCTTTTTATGTTCTCATGGTAAGGCCTTCATTTCTCAAGTCATAGGCAAGCATTGATATGCTCATTTTCTGGACTGGTGGATTCTACATGGCTACACTACAACAACTGcatgtctctttttaaattgtaattattttaaattttagccttttcacaatagctatcatcatatttgcaatcacctctatgAGCATGTAATttttctccagtattaccttcatttaatgtgtaattttatgctggttgCTGACCGTAATAACGCTTGATTATGATTCTGAACAACTGCATAGATAGAGCTGTCCTGCCCTTGCCTGGGAATATCAGGGAATGCTATTGGAAGGATTGCAAATGGCAGGCTGTGAGAGAGAAACATGGGAGAGGGCCACCGGCTTGTGGGCTGCTACTATGGGTTTTCATCAGTATCAGCCCAAAGCTGTCTTCATCAGCTGAACATGAAGGAACTCCACATGCATAAATGGAACTCCACATGGTTATACCAGGCCTATTGAAAGTATGAGATGAAGAAAATATGTAGCACTCTTCCCACATTAATGTCCCCCAGCAAATGTGTGTGCTATAGCATGGGTAACCCCTGCATATCCTCCACACTTTGCCTCTTGAGAGCAACACACACATTCCTCTTCTCAAATGGGACAATGGGTGCACACGgtggctgagatcctgactaaAGAAGCATGTGGATTTCATTTTGAGCCCCTGCAAGCACACCAACACCaacctcagccacagtggctaatagccagggataatgggagttgtaggccaacatctgcaggatggccaaagttgagcaggcctgcattagacAGTGGCTAATAtaatctccttccttccttccttcctacaaaTTGCATAGTCTATATttcttggctgggggtgggggggtggaataaAAAAATATTACCTCTGGGTAACATGGCTTCCCAAAATATTCACATTCAAGCAAAGTACTGTTGTTGAGATAGAAACCATTATTTCTTGTAAATTCTTTGATGCTGAAATTTTGATTCCCCTGGAGGAAATCGCTTATCTCTGGACCAAATTTGTCACTCATATCAAACATATGAAGAACTCCAGACACTATGCTCCAGAGGAAGAAAATGATGCTCAGATTAGCTACTGCTTGGGTTTGGAATCTGTAAAGGCAAAACAGAAATGCTGTGTAAACCTTGACTCCTTGGGTATACGCCCAAGGCAGCTGTTAAAACTGTTTAAAGCGAAGGAGTAGGGAATCTGGAACAAGAATTTGCCCATGGCATTGCACTCTATAGCGTATTTCCGCGCACAATCTCCACCCACGACCCACAGCTACCTAGAGCCGGCACTTCAAAAGGATCCTTGTAAAAAGGAAATTTGGAAGCCTGCACTCCACAGGGAAGAGTTAAGGAGAGCTGCTGTCTGCGGAGAGGTGGCGGGGAGATaaatttatgtttatgtttagcTAGACAGCCCACACTCTTTTAAGTTCCTGCTACCTCCCCTCTTTCTGTTTGCAAAAAATAGTATTACCCATGGGCTCTTGGTGCAAAAATACAGGTAGATCTTTTATGCAACACAAATACACAACTGAAGTTATCTGTACCTTAAATAAAATAAGAGAATGAAGGATGCCTTACCTGTTCAGATTACAAAAGGTTACAGCAGGAAATTCAATCTTTTCTACATACTGAACAACAACGGATGTTGTGGTAGGCCAGCTGAAGTAATAGATGATGCGGTTGCAGATTTGCCAGGCAACAAGAACAATGGAGCCAATAACTACCAACACCCACAGCACCATACGTGTTTTGCTCTTGGTCCGGGCAATATTGTGCACCCCATGGAATGAAGTGGAAGTTGCAAATTCATAatcatatttctttctttcttccaga carries:
- the ASIC5 gene encoding acid-sensing ion channel 5: MLFEESIATVAGLLEKARLYVTRKPLPSLEERKKYDYEFATSTSFHGVHNIARTKSKTRMVLWVLVVIGSIVLVAWQICNRIIYYFSWPTTTSVVVQYVEKIEFPAVTFCNLNRFQTQAVANLSIIFFLWSIVSGVLHMFDMSDKFGPEISDFLQGNQNFSIKEFTRNNGFYLNNSTLLECEYFGKPCYPEDFKHVFTEYGNCFTYNHINIPEKRRVSVSGRGLKLLFDVKQAQFTDDPSLGFVDAGITFAIHSPKEPPRFDGLGIFTPVGMHAHAAIRQLKTIIQEYPWGECNPNIKLQHHMIYSTYGCLQECKARHIQKKCGCLPFMLPGNGTECDMERFYNCVSPTLYNIELMGLCTGGTHNSTCPVPCEETDYPTSISYSTFASEKALKFLSTKLKKNPEYIRHNLVYIDIKYHDLNYKVTQQQKALSVSELLADVGGQLGLFCGASMITIIEIVEYIFTNFCWMCVFLLLKAPEMPSWDTSDQNKQPNNNNHRIQEC